Genomic segment of Vibrio celticus:
TCAGTTATGTTACTCATTTAACGTGATAATAATAATCAACGACCATAAAGCGTATTCATACTGACATATCGATTCTGGGCTTTTTTACGAGACTTATCTTTTGCTGATCCTATCCAACATTCTGCCATCATCACTTCTTAGAACTCTATTTCTAGCCCTCATCTTTTCCACGATACCGTTGTTCACCACACATTTCGTGCACGCAGCAAGCAGTGATGAATTTTCACTAGAATCACAACCTCAAGATCCAGTTTCTCAATACCAATTGGCTCAAGCTTATGAATCGGGTGTCGACGTTCCTGTTAGCATCAGTGATGCATTGTATTGGTACACGCAGTCAGCAGAAAACGGCAACCCAAACGCGCAATTTAGACTGGGTGAATGGTACTTGGCAGGTACAGGTGTTGAACAAAGTAACAAGCTTGCTTTGGAATGGTTTATTAAAGCAGCGTTGCAAGATAACCAGCGCGCGCCTATCGAGGTCGCAAAACTCTACGAATCCTCGCTAGAACAAAACCTCCTTCAACCATTAGATAAAGCGCAGCTATGGTATGAAGCAGCCTTAAAAGATAATCCACAAGCAGAAGATGGCTACAACCGCATTTTGGAAGCACAATTCAACCAGCAACGTGCAAAACAGATCTCTTCAATAGAACAGCTCGATGACAGCATCGACTCTGAAATAGACACCAGTCAGGGGTTATCTAAGCACGTTCAATCTAACCAAGCATCACGCTCTAACCTCTCCAGTTCTAACCTAACGCATTCAGACTATCTGATTAGCACAGCCTTAGCCGTGTTGATTTCAATGGTCAGCATCATTGCGACGCTCGTTATCTCAAGAAAAAGACAAGCTCTAAAGTCGGGTGATTCGCGACAGCAACAACAATCACTTGAAGCGCAGCTTAGCTCGAAGGACCTTACGATTAAGCAGCAAAAACGCCAGCTGCACACTATGTTCCACGAATTGAAAAAGCAGAAAAACAGCAAAGGTCTGAGTAATTTGCAGGTGGCCTGCGCGCTATTTGGCTACACACCTAGCTCAATCCCCGACCAGAAAAGCATCAAGATCCGATACAAACAACTATCAAAGATCTACCATCCAGATGGTCACGGATGTGACGAAGAAATGAAACGTTTGAACAATGCGCTAAAAACCATTTTACAAAATGTTACAAACCCGTAAATAAAAACACATCTTCATTTTTCAAGGTCTCAAAGATATCGATTTTATTGGTGTTGCAATCGATCCCCCTCTCAAAAACGGGTAACAAACTATTAACTAATGGGTCTTACTTGTGTCATAATCTGCGCCGAAAATACACCTGACTTAAACAGGTGAGGAGAGAATATGTTCACAATAGAAGGCGTTTGTGATTGGTGCAAAAAGCCAAGCCTAGTTAAAAAGCACGACTACCTAGATGGTAAGTGTCATCATGCATGTAACGAGTGCAATGATATTGCAACCATTGATGTTCGCCAGTTCAATATTGGTGAAATGGAAATGAGAGCAAAACTCTCCCAAGCGACATTGAGATAAGCAACACCGTGAAATATAAGAAAGCGCTTAAGGCGCTTTTTTTGTGCCTGCGGTTTTAGATCTTCTCTCTTCTCTCTTCTCTCTTCTCTCTTCTCTCTTCTCTCTTCTCTCTTCTCTCTTCTCTCTTCTCTCTTCTCTCTTCTATACAGGTGTATACAGTACTTTTCTGTCAAAACCACTGTATACACCTGTATAAAGCTCACATTTTTTCAACTTATGAGACAAAATAGCAAATTCATTCAAATTTAATTTATCGAATATTTTCAATAACTTAACCATTTGCCATCCATAACCTCAGACGAAATCGTCCAATAATCCCGCAAAAAACGCTTGATCTTATAAGCAACTAAAACTACTGTATACACATACAGCATGTATATAAGGACAGCAAAATGATTCAAGCACACGTTAAAGCACAACACTCTAGCCCGCTAGTTCACTGCGCATTTACATCAGTTTCTCGTAAAAGCAAAAATTCAAACGAGGAAGCGTTGTTTGCAAGAATGGCGTTGCTGTCCAATCAACATCAGTGGTTACTGTTTACGGCTCAAACACCAAGACCATCGGCAAAGCAGCTTAAGCA
This window contains:
- a CDS encoding tetratricopeptide repeat protein — translated: MLILSNILPSSLLRTLFLALIFSTIPLFTTHFVHAASSDEFSLESQPQDPVSQYQLAQAYESGVDVPVSISDALYWYTQSAENGNPNAQFRLGEWYLAGTGVEQSNKLALEWFIKAALQDNQRAPIEVAKLYESSLEQNLLQPLDKAQLWYEAALKDNPQAEDGYNRILEAQFNQQRAKQISSIEQLDDSIDSEIDTSQGLSKHVQSNQASRSNLSSSNLTHSDYLISTALAVLISMVSIIATLVISRKRQALKSGDSRQQQQSLEAQLSSKDLTIKQQKRQLHTMFHELKKQKNSKGLSNLQVACALFGYTPSSIPDQKSIKIRYKQLSKIYHPDGHGCDEEMKRLNNALKTILQNVTNP